The following proteins are encoded in a genomic region of Cryptomeria japonica chromosome 11, Sugi_1.0, whole genome shotgun sequence:
- the LOC131061305 gene encoding uncharacterized protein LOC131061305, with protein sequence MGAREFNVPPMDLGGGIPVSQPRRSINPPFQPQVRPPVSTNLHFMSFDVGSAPTSFAPPPAYSRNSFGAFEDEPPLLEELGINTRLITKKTLNLLNPIRVNPNLHENADLSGPFLFCIAFGIFQLLAGKLHFGVILGWITVASLYLYVVFNMLAGKNGSLDLYRCLSLVGYCMLPMVIFSALALFVPHQGVVMFVMAAVTVVWCTRACSNLLLVLASHGDEHHKLVAYACGLIYMLFSLLVIF encoded by the coding sequence ATGGGTGCCAGAGAATTTAATGTCCCTCCGATGGATTTGGGTGGTGGCATCCCTGTGTCACAGCCCAGAAGGTCTATAAACCCTCCATTCCAACCCCAGGTGAGGCCCCCTGTTAGCACAAATCTTCATTTTATGTCGTTTGACGTTGGATCTGCGCCTACATCATTTGCACCCCCTCCTGCTTATTCCAGAAACAGTTTTGGAGCCTTCGAAGACGAGCCTCCTTTACTGGAAGAACTAGGTATCAATACCCGCCTCATAACAAAGAAGACCCTAAACCTTCTGAATCCCATCAGGGTTAATCCCAATTTGCATGAGAATGCAGACCTCTCGGGCCCATTTCTATTCTGTATTGCATTTGGGATCTTTCAGCTTCTGGCAGGGAAGCTTCATTTTGGGGTGATTTTGGGCTGGATTACCGTGGCTTCGCTATACCTCTATGTTGTATTCAACATGTTGGCAGGGAAGAATGGCAGCTTGGATCTGTACCGGTGTCTTAGCTTGGTGGGTTACTGTATGTTGCCCATGGTGATTTTCTCAGCACTCGCTCTCTTTGTCCCACATCAAGGGGTTGTAATGTTTGTCATGGCAGCGGTTACTGTGGTTTGGTGCACGAGGGCATGCAGCAACTTGCTGCTTGTTCTTGCATCTCATGGAGATGAACACCACAAATTGGTGGCGTATGCATGCGGCTTGATCTACATGTTGTTTTCTCTCCTGGTGATTTTCTGA